aaattccaaAATCATTAAACAACACTATTATATATTAGGGGTTATATtagggaaaaataaaatataaaacctaTCATGTGAAATAAGAGTTGATGCTATTATGATTTTGGAGGGATCTAGAAACTTAGAAGAACTAGTAACCGGTTTTTTAAGGACCCAAACTCAAAAttggacaaacttaggacccaaatcCTCTACCATACCAAAATCcaggacccaaacactaattaactcaTAACAGAACTTGGTGTCCTCTTTCATCAGTGATTTTGTCGGACAAACTAGtgataaaaaaaagtttgagaaagaaaactaaaaatctaGGCTTAGGGAAATTGTAAAGGCAAGTTGCCAAGTGAGAGTGGGGTTGGGGTGGCACCGTGGCAGAATTGTAAACGCAAGTTGCCACAACAGTTTGCTCTTAAAACAAAGTGTTGTTTTTTACCTCCtcttatgtcattgttttgatgtggaaaatgggtcatttgtcaatatttttaaacacaaaattgactaaaaagaccaaaattaataattcctgagtgaaaaggacacttagatttagatactgtttaaatggccaaaatttggccaggatgtaaccagtttcatcgttcccattttcaaatattttttcttattttttatttacgcaggatgcatccagtttcatccttgttatgttttaaatttaagcaaggatgaatccagtttcatccttgctatttttttttgtccatttcaccagaactattttttactcgtccatttgaaccgtgattaaatttttttttgacaaatgacccattttccgattttTAAAACATgtttctaatggacgagtaaaaattattacgggtgaaatggacaaaaaaatgtAAGGATTAAACTGGATTTATcttgacttaaatttaaaaaataacgaGGATGGAACTGGATGCatcttgatgtaaattaaaaataagaaaaagtatttgaaaattggtaggataaaactgtttacatccaggttattttaacatttttgtccatttaaacagtatcaaaacctagatgtctttttcaccgaaaaattattgattttggtatttttaaccaattttgtgtttttttttttactgttttAGTGATATATCCTTTTAAGTGAAACTACGGAATTGAATTGCAAAGTCATCAGTAGTAGGCCTTGTAATATTCCAGTGTACCCATTTCTGCTTTTAGACTTTAGACATTTTTGCTTTTAGACTTTAGACCTTGACCCTCAATAAATTCCGCAATCGAACCCTAGCGATTGTGAACGACAGATACGACCGGACCAATAATCAGTCTTTAGCCTATGCCCCAGGGTACAAGTTAACATTACCCTACAAGAAAATTCATTGTTCGAAAGACTTTCTCCACTCATTCACTGGAATTGGTACAATCAAGATATTGACCCTGCAAAAGTCTAGACCAATTCGGGTACATATGATTCAAGGAATCAAGCTAGCAAACCATTCATGAAAGCAGGTATCCAAAAACATAGTATGGGTAGTTTTTTTAAGGTGTTCGTCAAAATTCTTTCTCTGATTCTGATATGCTATGGCTTGCAAACTAATGCGGTAACGGTTGTTTTTCACAACTCCTGTTCTGGAGATCCTATCACCTCTAATACATATCAGTCAAACCTGAATCTTCTTCTGTCTTCTCTAACAAATTCATTTCACAAAACAATCATCCGTAATGGGTATTACAACCACACAGTTGGTCGAAATCCTAATACCGCCTATGGAATGTATCAGTGTAGAGGTGATATTACACTAGATGAATGTCGACACAGTGTTAATTCAGCAGCAAAAGAAGTACTACTTCGCTGCCCCAAGATTAAACAAGCAATCATTACATACAAAGAACTTGTTGTTTTGAAAGTCTCTGATCAGTTATTCTTCTCGATCATGCAAGACAAACCATCATATACTCTCCCTAATGCAAAGTCGATTACAAATCCAGATGAGTTTAATCCACAGTTCGACAAACTAGCGAATAAACTTGTATCAGAAGTTGCATCAAATGGTATTTCCTCTACCAGTTCGTCTTCAACAAATAAAAAGTTGTATGCTAATGGAAGCATAGAGGTTACACGCTCACAGAACATATATGGGTTAGCTCAATGCACTTCTGATTTATCAGTTAGCAATTGCACTCAATGTCTACGTGGGCAAATCGATGATGTTCGGAAACTGTTTAGAGGGCGAATAGGTGCTAGAGTTATTTGTATGAGTTGCTTTTTCAGATATGAGTTGTATCCTTTATATCTACCCGATACGGCTCCATCACCATCTTCATCTCCGATGAACCCTCCATTGACAAATGGTAAGTGCATGCGTATATTTTACAAAGTTCCTTGTTTTAGATGGTTTAGTTTGAAGAAATGCTTAAAATCTGGATTAGTATTAATTTCTATGTGAACCTTTTCATGTTTTGCAGCAACGCGAAAGATTTCGCTGAAAGTGTTGGGTATTATAGTTCTTCCTTCAGTTATTGCCGTATTATCAATCATAGTCATTTTGCTGTATTTCTGcataaaaacaagaaagaaagcGGTAAAGGAAACTGATGGTAAGCTTTCTTATTCATTCctatttttattcacaaaccattgaGTTCCAGGATTAGCTCCGAACTGGGTTTCAAAGTTAAATCTCACTAGCCATAAGTTCTTTTAactctacttttttttttgaagatattGATGAGATTCAAAGTGCTGAATCCTTGCAATTCAAATTCAGTATTATAAGCGCTGCGACACAAAACTTCTCAGATGCTAATAAGCTTGGGGAAGGAGGATTTGGTACCGTATACAAGGTATCAATACCGATACTAAATCCAAAGACATTGGTTGAATTTTATAGTGGATGTATTACTTATCAAACATTCCAGTTCATTTATTTCGTTTGAGTGTCGTTGTTGTCAGGgtacactcttagatggacaagaaACAGCTGTgaagaaattggctaaaaattcAGGTCAAGGTGAAGAAGAATTTAAGAATGAAGTTGTATTATTAGTCAAACTACAACATAAGAATCTTGTTAGACTTCTGGGGTTCTGTTTAGATGGAGATGAAAAGCTACTTGTTTACGAGTTTATGAAGCATGGAAGCCTCGATCAATTCTTATTCGGTTTGGCCTCTCTCCATTCTGTTATTGCTATTTGCCGCACTGAAAAACACTTAACAAATCACTTGTCGAATGTGCATGTAGATCCCATTAAATCCACACACTTAGATTGGGGAAGGCGATACAAGATTATAGGAGGTATTGCTAAAGGTCTTGTCTATCTTCACGAGGACTCTCGACTTAATATCATTCACCGGGATCTTAAAGCCGGCAACATATTATTAGGAGAAGATATGGTCCCCAAAATTGCAGATTTtgggatggctaggattttcatgGAGAATCAAAATCAAGTCAGTACGAAACGAATTTGTGgaactttgtaagtattttttacaTATCTATAAACCATGTCTTTGTATATGCATCTGAACATGTTGTTAATTAACTACATCAGGAAATTTTCCATCTGATTTTGCAGTGGGTATATGGCTCCTGAGTACGCAATGAATGGCAAGTTCTCCGTGAAATCAGATGTCTTTAGTTTCGGTGTCTTAATATTAGAGATTCTATGTGGAAGAAAAAGCAGCTCTTTCGGAAAAGAAGATGATGCAGAGACTATTTTAAGCTATGTGAGTCTTGACTGCATACATATTTAACTTGTCACTTTAGAATGGTAAATAAGTCTGATTTGTAATTTCATTCATAAAAACTCATATTTTGTAGGCATGGGAGCTCTGGAAGGAAGGTAAATATCATGAATTTTTAGATCCCATACTGAGAGAAAGTTATTCAACAAATGAAGTGGTGAGATGCATCCAAATTGGATTATTATGTGTTCAAGAAGATGTAGATGATAGACCCACAATGGCGATGATCATTCACATGCTTAATAATCACTCAGTCACACTTCCATCACCTTTATCACCATCCGCGTTTTTGTTACGTGATGAGAGAAGAGGACCCAACATCCCTGCCAAAGAAGCTGACAATGTAAGTGTGAATGAGGTGACGGTGACAGAACTTTACCCTCGTTGACACGGTACAAGCCACATTTGGCAGTTCAACTTGAGCTCTGGAAAATATGATTTAGTTTCCACGAATTTATCGTTGTGTTTATCATACAATAAGTTATGTTTCCCATTATATGAATCTAAATTGAGTAATTTCAGCAGATAAAACTAAAATTGAGACAAATATATTGAAGAAGGATGCATGATTTTTTAGTTTCTGGCTTATAAGAAAAACACGTACTAAAACTCTGTAAAGTTTCGAATCAGGCTTCTTTTTAGTTGGTTGTGCTTTTAAATCTTTAGGGGAAACGTGGCTGTTCATGTGAGGAATTGCTTCTATAGATCTTATAATTCCTGGATCGACACTGACAATTCTCTTTACAGTTCCAGTTTTAGGATCATAGCAACACAAAACACGTCTAGACCGCCAATGGCGCCAAAATAAAACTTGATGGCTCTTTGTCAAGGAAATTGGATCACGAATAAAACTGTCATCCAGGCCTTTCCAAGGAATTCTAAACTCTTTCCTCCATTCCCAATCAGTATCCTTCTTGTTGTTGGTATCTTTGAAAGGGAACTTACTTTTGTTCTTGTTAAATGACCACAAGTCTAGACTTTTGTCTTCCTCAGTGTGCGAAACATAAAGATATCCTCCCAATATCTTGACTTCACATACGCCCCTCTCACTTTCTGAACGCAAACGAGGTGGTTGCTGTTGAGGTACTCGAAACTTTTCGTCGGCCAAATCGAAAGTCACAACTCTCCATTTTAATGTGTCCATAAAATAAATCACACTGTTTCCTGCCACTCCGGAACATTATAGAATTGAATAGGGATATCTTTGACTTTCATGTTTCTCCACCCACAGCCATCATTTCCATGGGTATAAACTGTAGGGAAACGGGGTTTCCTATTTTAGGTCAAGGAAAAGACCAAGTTCTAGAAGATTCTGGAAAGGCTCTGTTTGGGAAACGTAGCTAGTTTAGAACAACTTCCATATATAAGATGGGTTTCCTAAGTGATCATGGTTCCTTAAGAACCAAGTTTGTGattcctatataaggaggtctagactaagtgttttagtcatgaaatcctcaatgtaaatctcgtagagatgtgagggattcatcccacctattgaggtggttatatgagagacctaatggtggaaggaatgcatcattatggtgcttatgggatacttatcgacgttggaagatatgtcgttatggagtattcatgtggaaatgttggtaagacatcttgtcAAGGAGatgatcatcttggtggtgctggattaaattattggtgttgagctgaaGGCGTCCATGATAATCTATATCAGGAGGTGTAGAGAAGAACATCTCGtagtggtagataatgtggtaaaagttatctcgtatgggtgaagacggtagtttggatcttatagggtgcttgtgagaaTTCTTGGTCACGTTGtagtgagtcgatggattgatatagtcagtcagttgtgtaattctcagtggtgattctataatggCTAAAGAGGTCGTATCtttttggtggatgtagacaatatcacacacattgtgtatattgttgaaccacgttaaatctgtgagtactttacttcttgttgctttgtttatgtCTTGCATCTATGTAAGTGGTTCtcgttctcttcttcttatcctagatcatagtaaggttcatggagcaatccgagagatcaagtgtttcttgttagctaatatgtttccgcaagattagcacgtagatggctctgaacccctacaattggtatcagagcattggGTTGGATACCAATTGCCCAAACAATCGGTGTCAGAGTTTTAGGTTGGATAAAAGATTTGAAGAGAGAAGTTTTGGGTTTTCTTGATTTGCAAGAAAAGTTTGAAGACGGAGGATTTGGTTTAATCAAGTATGTAAGGGTTTAATGTTACAGCTTCCGAAGATGCAGAGTTTGATGTTATCAAGTATGTGTAGGATTTGATTTTATCAGTTTTGGAATAAAGCAAAGTAAAGCGTGCTTCTAAAGGAATGGGATTATATCAGGTGATCTGCATTCGGTATGATCAAGATGTATGGTCTTGATTTTTATGGTGCTCTACATTGGAGATTTGGCATTGATTCTTATTGGAGCATAAACCCTATGCATGTATCTaagtaagtttatttattttctattcttCGTACCATATTCTTGTGAACTGTTTGAAATACCTGCTTAGAGTGGTTTTCAATTAATCGGTGCTTGGCAAGACACAAGAAGGAAAGAATATCGTAGTTGGGATACAAATATTAGTTTGTATATATGTGGAAGTAGAGATGGAATACAAGCATGTCAAAGTCTCATTATTGTTCCATATCAAGGGAAACAATAATTTAATTATCAATTGTCATCAGTTGGATTATGTTGTTATTTTTCTTTAACCTGAAGTTGAAGAATACGAAGATAAATTCATACTCGTTCGGCCTTAGTTGTTTGTTACAATAAGGATTTTGGAAAACCTCGTAGTAGGTTTCGTTTTGGATGTATTGTCCGTTTTCCAGTGTTCAATATGTTCCAGTAGCGAAGAGTTTGATATTCAGTCTTAGTATTTGAAGCGTGTGGCTACAAATAGTTTCAGGACAGTGATCGTTGGATAAGATGTGATATtggttgtggtggagctatggaTTCTTATTATTGTATAAGAAGAAGTTTGTCAAAATAATTTGTAGGGTTTGTTTGTCTGTGATGAAGTTTGACATTGTATCGAGAAATTTTTTTTGGAGTTTCTCTCGTATTGTTTCTTATGGAGAACCTAGATAGTTTGagatcttttgatttttttcgatAACTTTCAGTCAAAGAGTTGCTTGGTTATATACCATTTGAAGTCGATCGGAGATGGTTGAAGTGCAAGACCGTTTGGAGAAACAGGTTGGTCAATTGTAATGCGGATACGTTCCTACTTTGGTGAAGATCTGttgtgaggaattaaaaaggtatCTCTTGGACAAttcaagagtttaaagaataaagatatAATACTAAAATGTGTATAGTGGTGTGGCTATGGAAGCTAGCACATATTACAAGGAGAAAACATGGCGCATGAATTTGAGCAGGGCTACAATTTCGGCATGTTTTTCCATCAACCTTTGTTATCCATTGGCTATTTGATTTTtgatgatcagtgtgagactttctGTGAGACTTTTTGCTAACGGTGTTACAAACGGCCAATTAAATACATGGTGTAAACGGAGTGTAATGTATGTTTTAATGCTCCGACCAATAAAGTCCTGCCACTTGTCCTCTCCAGAATTGCTCTAGTTCAAagttttatctaatttaatttgaggggTATGTCACACTCACCGTGCAACGTGGAAGCTCATATGACTTAGTGTTTTAAATGAGGGAAGATATATGAGGCATGCAGTGCAAAATCTGTCAAAGCCGAAATTTTTCTTCTCCATTGTAAAACTCGTCGATTTATTCAGTAGTATAGGTGTATAAAATTTATTGGTTGAGAATATTTGGAACCATTGATTATAAAACCAAGTGTTAAATCCTAACCTTAGATAATGGTGACTAGAATGTCTATATCCTCTAATAGAACCTCTAAAACCAGAGGATCAcctagagcttctccaatggcatgtgtgtggaGATAAATATCAAAATCCACCTAAGATGCTCAtcctttttctctaaaatcattctccaactCGGATGTCATAAATCAATGTATGCATGACTTTAGGTAGAATGTCAAGGGgaatatctagtttcccacattccccttgacattgtctaccatcctagtcagttttttttaattaaaaatatattttatttactaaaattaaagaacaataaataatcatttttagatctaacaaaatcttaaaattactaaacataaaatttacGTTTGATAAGAAAATGATCACAAACAACACTATTGGAGATGAATAACTTTTTTCACCTAAACTAAAGGAAAATTTATCTGGAGAAACTTTACTTTGCGTTACTTGAAGTAACTTACTTCCTTTCagcttttcttccttcttcttctgaaAAAGCCATCTATAAAGGGAATTCTGTCAGTAGGGTTCATCTCGATTTCCAATTATAATTAGGGTTTAATTATTAGTAGCAATGTTTGTTCCACTGGAATGGAAGCTCGGGGATTAAGAAAAGCACAGAAGGTTATACATAAACGACATTGATTAAACAACTAGTAGAACTTGCAACATCTAGATTTAGCAAAGAGGGCAGTGGGACCTCAAAATATCcgagaaaatttttgatggggaaATACCGATGGGGATAGGGAGGACGAATGGGAATTCGACATTTGTCCTTTTTGTTACCATTTTTAACTAATCGAAGTCTTTAGTTGCGACACCCGATTTTTCCTTCCTTAAATTTTGTTAATGTCATTAATTGTTGGAAAATCTTTTGCGAGTCCAAATATATTTACACTTttctaacgagtgtatatttcacatatttttCAGATTGGTTTATTATTTAACTGATGACACGAATGTGCACTCATTTTTTCTACAATGATGATAATTTTCTGCATCTTAAACATGGATGGAATATTGCTAAAAGGGGGGAGTATAATAATGGTAGTTTTCTGCTTAAACACGTACGGAATGTTGCTAGAAAGGTAAAAAAAATATACTTATCCAATTATCTTCTAACAATGGAGTTTATATCGTTGGATTATGTAAATCTAATGGGTGAAGAAACTTGTTTCTCTCTTTTCCTTGACAAAATTGTTATTTCTCTTTACTATGCCGTTAGCTAGTAAGGCCTTAACAAAGAAACGTGTATATGatcaaaaagtaaaaataaataaattatacacCCATTTTTGAATAGTTTGAGGCTAAATTGATTTTGAAGATCTGTAATGGTAGCTCAAGTCCTCTTAAGAATCCTCATCCTATAATTACACTTTAACTAAGTCTCCTCATTATTGATAAATCAAAATGATCCAGTGATGAACTTTTCTCACTGCAGTATGGTGATAATAAGATCTCAAAACTAATAGGATAATCAACGGAGGAACAAACAAATACACTTGTGGAAGGGAAAATCAGGTATATAAATTGAAGACTTCAATTAGTTGAAAATGGTAAGAAAAAGAAAGACAAGTGTCGTATTCCTATTCGTCTCATATGCCCCCATCCATATTTGCCCCATCAaaaaaatttctcaaaatatCTTTGGATGAGCTGAGGTTCGGGTGGCAGTGCTATGTAATTGAAAGTTCGTCtctaatttatttttattctttttgcgAGGTAAATAGATTTTATATATTCATATAAAACTAGAAAAGTACATCCCACATTACAAGACTAGAAGTACCCATACATGTTTTTAAGaaggggaacttaggcgcaggttcaaaagaaataatattcttattgtcatGTCCAAgattaattttaatttcagtgaCACCCGTAATTATACGAAATCTTAAAAAATGTCTGCATAACGGattatgcatcctaatttttcaggggtataattgacaactcaacttggatataacatatttaaaaaaacgCTACTTAgaattttaaaaattttatattgttggaaagcttttaaagagagctaacaacgagtacaaacaacaataccaAATTTAAGTTTTTTGCGAAAAAAATCGGAGGAAACTGTCTTTTTAAGCAATGTTTTCGAAAATTTGGTACATAACCATTATGTAGCCACCAAAAAATGcttaacacattatgcagacacaacaaaaggtgcatatcatgttatgcaaCCATGTTTTCGTTCATGTACCTATTAATTTATGCGTAACATGTAATGCATCGATTTCCAAcaatacataaagtattatgcatCAAATTTTTTTAACACAATGCTTacaaacactacaccaaattctgggattagTAACAGCACAGAGCCATTACAAAAATGGGTTGTAACGGCTGTCACCTGTTGCAAAAGAGGGTATTACAAATTTTCGTAACGACTTTGTGGCCGGTACGAATTTGGGTTGTAACGTCCCAgtgagccgttacgaattttccaCGTGTAACAGCTTCGGTCGTACGATTTTATTCGTAACAGAGATGTCGTAACGTTGGCGAGTCGTTACTACGTGGCATATTGTAACATCTTAGTTCCATTACTACGTGGCATATTGTAACAGCTTGTAGCCGTTACGAACatttttgtaacagcaaaaagaTTACTGCCAGTCAatcttgacctggtcaaaattggtcaatGTTGACTAATTTTGACCTGGTCAATATTGGTCAATGTTGACTAATTTTGACCTGGTCAATATTGGTCAATGTTGACTAATTTTGACCTGGTCAATATTGGTCAATGTTGACTAATTTTGACCTGGTCAATATTGGTCAATGTTGACTAATTTTGACCTGGTCAATATTGACCGGCAGTTCATTTTCTGCCGGAAATCAGCCAAAATATCAATTATCCAGCATTCATCATCCACAATCAACAATAACTTCTTCAATCAATTCAAATCACATTCAATCAATTTATATAACATTCAATCAAGTCATATCAAATAacaaaattcttctaagtacGAATTTTTGTTATTGTTAAGTATCAAATTAGAAGGTAATACATAAAAATTTAGTAAGTAAGTTCCTAAGTATAGTCAAAAAAAAGTAGTTGCCCACCTTGATGATCCTCCCTGCAATGTCGAATTTCCCATTCAAACTCTGAGCAGTTCTAGCATCTTCAAGACGACAAAACCGATAATGATGTATCCactgcaaaagtagatttttagataTATCATGATAATGATGCAATAAGAGAGACAGACAGTATGAGAGGAACATCATGAGAGAGAAAGACTTACAAGAACCATCCAATCCCACAGCCAAAACACGGAAGCGATTTACCATACAATCCTAGAGGATGGTCATCTGAATCTTTGATCAGGGTATATCTACCTTTTTCACGGTCAAGAAAGACTTACAAGAACCATCCAATCCCACAGCCAAAACACGGAAGCGATTTACCATACAATCCTAGAGGATGGTCATCTGAATCTTTGATCAGGATATATCTACCTTTTTCACGGTCACTAAAATCGCCAGCATCCGCTGCATCCAATACGATAGACATTGCTCAGAATCTAATATACACTTTTCTGAAAGTATGAATGCTGATAGAGTGATAGCACTATAAGATTAGTTGTCTTGCAAACAAGTATAAAAATATTAAGGTAGTATTTGGTTGTTGCTCCAAGTCCAGATCAGTTTTCTATTCTAAAGCCGGCACTGTTTTGAACTGTCCACACTTCTAACAGACACGGCACATGGAATATAGACAACCTCAATAAAAGACACATACTGAAATGATCTATGCTCATCCAAAAGTTTGTTTGCAAAGAAGCAGCGTAGTCATAACTAAGGGAATCGCACTGCCTTTTGTACATTTTCGTTAATCCATGAACTGCCACTATAACTAAAGTTCATCCATATGGCAAGCCCAAACTCGGCTGAAGGGGCTGAAAACAAACACAGATACAACAACATACCTTTTCACACAGTATATCTAGCAGATGGTCTCAGAAGCTCCAAAACAACCAATAGCTCTTTAGAAAGATATAAAACTCCTCTATAATTTTCGTTAAAACAACATGAATAAATAAAGCTCTAGCATACCTATAATAAAGATGCCTACTCACTGCAATTACGAGTAAATTCCAGATTTCATGATAGActctaaaatgaaacaaaaatctaTATAGATTGGTAATTGAATGTGATGTAAACCCTACATAAGAAACTAAGGCCAAAACAAGTTGTAAAGTGTCATACttcttgaaaacaaaactgccaAAAGTGCAGGACAATTGATACACAAGCTGGCACACTTCAAATTACATAATCTTAACTGCGAAATCGAATATCACGCTGAAATTCTTGTTCAAAAGATAACTGATACTTGACAGTAACAGTCCTAAGCTAGATTAAGAGACATATATGACAAAATCTCTTAAAAGTAGAGTTGGTCAATAAAGTTGAACAACAATTACTGAAATAGGCATATGTTACATCAAGTATCTCAGGACAAGGCACTTAAATATTACAGTTGATTCGTCTATTAATGTACCAAATCTCATGAAGGAATCCATAATCCAGTTCATCATCTAAAATACCAAAATATCAGGCCAAAATGTCACAGGACAATATTTGAAATTTCTGAAATGATATGATTTGTCTCAATTGAAATGATTTTCTTGTGAAATCTATCATTTACTGTGACTTATAAGATCACAGTATACCTAATAATAAGTCCTAGCATAGATCTGCCCCTATCATGAAACAACAGACAGAGAGCAAA
This DNA window, taken from Papaver somniferum cultivar HN1 chromosome 3, ASM357369v1, whole genome shotgun sequence, encodes the following:
- the LOC113358851 gene encoding putative receptor-like protein kinase At4g00960, with amino-acid sequence MKAGIQKHSMGSFFKVFVKILSLILICYGLQTNAVTVVFHNSCSGDPITSNTYQSNLNLLLSSLTNSFHKTIIRNGYYNHTVGRNPNTAYGMYQCRGDITLDECRHSVNSAAKEVLLRCPKIKQAIITYKELVVLKVSDQLFFSIMQDKPSYTLPNAKSITNPDEFNPQFDKLANKLVSEVASNGISSTSSSSTNKKLYANGSIEVTRSQNIYGLAQCTSDLSVSNCTQCLRGQIDDVRKLFRGRIGARVICMSCFFRYELYPLYLPDTAPSPSSSPMNPPLTNATRKISLKVLGIIVLPSVIAVLSIIVILLYFCIKTRKKAVKETDDIDEIQSAESLQFKFSIISAATQNFSDANKLGEGGFGTVYKGTLLDGQETAVKKLAKNSGQGEEEFKNEVVLLVKLQHKNLVRLLGFCLDGDEKLLVYEFMKHGSLDQFLFDPIKSTHLDWGRRYKIIGGIAKGLVYLHEDSRLNIIHRDLKAGNILLGEDMVPKIADFGMARIFMENQNQVSTKRICGTFGYMAPEYAMNGKFSVKSDVFSFGVLILEILCGRKSSSFGKEDDAETILSYAWELWKEGKYHEFLDPILRESYSTNEVVRCIQIGLLCVQEDVDDRPTMAMIIHMLNNHSVTLPSPLSPSAFLLRDERRGPNIPAKEADNVSVNEVTVTELYPR